A stretch of the Marmota flaviventris isolate mMarFla1 chromosome 12, mMarFla1.hap1, whole genome shotgun sequence genome encodes the following:
- the Glul gene encoding glutamine synthetase codes for MATSASSHLNKGIKQVYMSLPQGEKVQAMYIWIDGTGEGLRCKTRTLDSEPKSVEELPEWNFDGSSTFQSEGSNSDMYLVPAAMFRDPFRKDPNKLVFCEVFKYNRKPAETNLRHTCKRIMEMVSNQHPWFGMEQEYTLMGTDGHPFGWPSNGFPGPQGPYYCGVGADKAYGRDIVEAHYRACLYAGVMITGTNAEVMPAQWEFQIGPCEGIHMGDHLWVARFILHRVCEDFGVIATFDPKPIPGNWNGAGCHTNFSTKAMREENGLKYIEEAIEKLSKRHQYHIRAYDPKGGLDNARRLTGFHETSNINDFSAGVANRSASIRIPRTVGQERRGYFEDRRPSANCDPYSVTEALIRTCLLNETGDEPFQYKN; via the exons ATGGCCACCTCAGCAAGTTCCCACTTGAACAAAGGCATCAAGCAGGTGTATATGTCCCTGCCTCAGGGTGAGAAAGTCCAAGCTATGTATATCTGGATTGATGGTACTGGAGAAGGACTTCGCTGCAAGACTCGCACCCTGGACTCTGAGCCCAAGAGTGTAGAAG AGTTGCCTGAGTGGAATTTTGATGGCTCTAGTACTTTTCAGTCTGAAGGCTCCAATAGTGACATGTATCTTGTACCTGCTGCCATGTTTCGGGACCCCTTCCGCAAGGATCCCAACAAGCTAGTGTTCTGTGAAGTTTTCAAGTACAACCGAAAGCCTGCAG AGACCAATTTAAGGCACACCTGTAAACGGATAATGGAAATGGTGAGCAACCAGCATCCCTGGTTTGGAATGGAACAGGAATACACTCTCATGGGCACAGATGGTCATCCCTTTGGTTGGCCTTCTAATGGCTTTCCTGGTCCCCAAG GTCCATATTACTGTGGCGTGGGAGCAGACAAAGCCTATGGCAGGGACATTGTGGAAGCTCATTACCGGGCCTGCTTGTATGCTGGAGTCATGATTACGGGGACAAATGCTGAGGTCATGCCTGCCCAG TGGGAATTCCAAATAGGACCTTGTGAAGGAATCCACATGGGAGATCATCTCTGGGTGGCCCGTTTCATCTTGCATCGCGTATGTGAAGACTTTGGAGTGATAGCTACCTTTGATCCCAAGCCCATTCCTGGAAACTGGAATGGTGCCGGCTGCCACACCAACTTTAGTACCAAGGCCATGAGGGAGGAGAATGGTCTGAA atacattGAGGAGGCCATTGAGAAACTAAGCAAGCGGCACCAGTACCACATTCGTGCCTATGATCCCAAGGGGGGCCTGGACAATGCCCGGCGCCTAACTGGATTCCACGAAACCTCCAACATCAACGACTTTTCTGCTGGCGTGGCCAACCGTAGTGCCAGCATCCGCATTCCCCGGACTGTCGGCCAGGAGAGGAGGGGTTACTTTGAAGACCGTCGCCCTTCTGCCAACTGTGACCCCTATTCAGTGACAGAAGCCCTCATCCGCACGTGTCTTCTCAATGAAACCGGAGATGAACCCTTCCAATACAAAAACTAA